From Heteronotia binoei isolate CCM8104 ecotype False Entrance Well chromosome 3, APGP_CSIRO_Hbin_v1, whole genome shotgun sequence, a single genomic window includes:
- the TXLNG gene encoding gamma-taxilin, which produces MAAYGAELACGEGSRAAGPELNLEHPQEPGEGEDALGAAAGGSECLFLTPEESQICETGSINQEQLMNNKCTELNTMLQHSETNYDGTENAGALEEVENYIDRNRKLLGPVFCAQELREETPGREETRIDPPDGQQDPEAEKNKEKTLGKEVLLLMQALNTLATPEEKLAALCKKYADLLEESRNVQRQMKVLQKKQAQVVKEKVHLQSEHSKAILARSKLESLCRELQRHNKTIKEENMQQAREEEERRKEATAHFQITLNEIQAQLEQHGIHNAKLRQENIELGEKLKKLVEQYALREEHMDKVFKHKELQQQLVDAKLQQTTQLIKEAEEKHQREREFFLKEATESRHKCEQMKQQEAQLKQQLSLYIDKFEEFQTTMAKSNELFTTFRQEMEKMTKKIKKLEKETIVWRTKWENNNKALLQMAEEKTVKDKEYKGFQIKLERLEKLCRALQTERNELNEKVEVLKEQVSVREADVDLAVHVLQSCTLNSHEKLGISTNGAQEGIQPDPELRVATEGKSSEKTDCLDSIPTTDFVD; this is translated from the exons TGCTTATTTCTTACTCCAGAAGAATCACAAATCTGTGAGACTGGAAGTATCAACCAGGAACAGCTAATGAATAACAAGTGTACAGAACTGAATACAATGCTGCAGCATTCAGAAACAAACTATGATGGTACAGAAAATGCAGGTGCATTGGAGGAGGTGGAGAATTACATAGACAGAAATAGAAAGCTATTGGGACCTGTATTCTGTGCTCAAGAACTCCGAGAAGAGACTCCTGGGAGAGAAGAAACCCGTATTGACCCACCGGATGGCCAGCAAGACCCAGAGGCTGAGAAAAACAAAGAGAAAACCTTAG GAAAAGAAGTATTATTACTAATGCAGGCTTTAAATACTCTCGCTACTCCAGAAGAAAAATTGGCAGCACTCTGCAAGAAATACGCTGATCTG TTGGAGGAAAGCCGAAATGTTCAGCGGCAGATGAAGGTGCTGCAGAAAAAGCAGGCTCAAGTTGTGAAAGAGAAGGTTCACTTGCAAAGTGAGCATAGCAAGGCTATCCTAGCACGCAGCAAACTGGAATCTCTCTGTCGTGAGCTTCAGCGCCATAATAAAACTATAAAG GAAGAGAACATGCAGCAAGCTCGTGAAGAGGAGGAGAGACGTAAAGAAGCAACTGCACACTTTCAGATCACACTGAATGAAATTCAAGCTCAGCTGGAGCAGCATGGCATACACAATGCAAAGCTGCGCCAAGAAAATATTGAGTTGGGGGAGAAATTGAAGAAACTTGTGGAACAGTATGCACTGAGAGAAGAA cATATGGACAAAGTGTTCAAGCATAAGGAACTACAACAGCAACTGGTAGATGCTAAACTTCAGCAAACAACACAGCTCATAAAAGAAGCTGAAGAAAAGCATCAGAGAGAAAGGGAGTTC ttcttaaaggaagcTACTGAGTCCAGACACAAATGTGAACAGATGAAACAACAAGAAGCTCAATTAAAACAGCAG CTTTCTCTTTACATTGACAAATTTGAGGAGTTCCAGACAACAATGGCAAAGAGTAATGAACTTTTCACAACTTTCAGACAAGAGATGGAAAAG atGACCAAGAAGATTAAAAAACTGGAAAAAGAGACAATAGTTTGGCGTACaaaatgggaaaacaacaacaaagctctTCTGCAGATGGCCGAAGAA AAAACAGTTAAAGATAAAGAATATAAAGGCTTTCAAATAAAACTGGAGCGTTTGGAAAAGCTGTGCAGAGCTCTTCAAACGGAGAGAAATGAGCTGAATGAGAAGGTGGAAGTCCTTAAAGAACAGGTTTCTGTAAGGGAAGCAGATGTTGATCTAGCTGTACATGTGTTGCAGTCATGCACACTCAATTCCCATGAGAAGCTGGGGATTTCTACCAATGGAGCGCAAGAAGGAATCCAACCAGATCCTGAATTGAGGGTGGCTACTGAAGGAAAGAGCTCTGAAAAAACTGACTGCCTAGACTCCATTCCTACCACAGATTTTGTTGACTAA